The following nucleotide sequence is from Vidua chalybeata isolate OUT-0048 chromosome 18, bVidCha1 merged haplotype, whole genome shotgun sequence.
GGCAAAAAAGGTTTTGATAGCTGAGATTTTGCACAGTTGGGAAAAAAGGTTTTGATAGCTGAGATTTTGCACAGTTGGGAGCTTGCCCCAACACAGCTACTGGCAAGACACAGGTCCTCCTCTTCCCACTGCATGATGCTATCTCCCATTGCCAGACCCCAAACACAGCTGTGGTATCAACCTCGGCAGCATGACTTCCTAAACCATAAATaagcagctgagcaggcagagcagtgaTGGGAACAATGAAAAAGAGAACCATGTACATTCTCACTTTCCAAGGATCCCACTCCGTAACACTGAGTGATCTGACCTGGGAAGCTTTTCGCTACTAATATCTCCACTGcaacaaagaaaatgagctggTGCTGCTCACAGAAACTCTGACAAACCAGTCAGGTTTACAACTGTAGACTGAAGCCTGCTTCCTACTCATTTTTCAAGTGATTTTCCAcattctccctttttcctctaAGCCCCACTGAAGTGACACCTTCACCCCAGCCAGGCTGACAATGTGCTGTCTACCTAAAAAGCAATACATTCTGTAGCAAGGGCCAAAAAATCCTACaaagggaagaaggagaaatgtTAAATACAGTGAGATTAACATCAGCTCTAAGGTTGACCCCTGAGCTCCAAAATTCAACAGTTTGCTCACAAAAGCTCAAACACAAATGCTATCAGAGGAACAGCCCCCTTTTTCCCCTATCTCCTATCTCTAGTGAAATCTCTGGCAAAACAGAGCTTAAATGTTCTTAGGGGCAGCTCAGGCCCCCAGAGGCAGATGGAATATTCCTGCACTGCTTAGAAGCTGAATTAGTCTCTTTCCCACTGGAGAATATTGCGATGTACCCTAAAAAACAATGTCAGCAAtgccacaaacaaaaccactgcCACTGAAGAGATGATCTATCCAACTGAACAAAAGATCTGCTCCTCAAGCATCCCTGGCTACTTGAAGGGGTTAAGATTTTCTGCTAAGAAATAGCTTAACACAAACAATCTGACCTGTTGAAAAAGGATATTCACCCAAGAGGTGAAACATCAGAAGCACTAAAGGTGCAACCTAACTAGAAAGACTAAGAGCAAGAATTGTCTAAGAGTCCCTCTGATGACTGACCTAACCAAGGTTATCAGAAAATAGCCAGAAACAgagaaggagaggcaggaaacGCTGAGTCTCAGAGAGAGAGGTGTTGCAGGGAGATTTCCTTTCAGGAGCCGTCATCTTTGCTTCGTGTTCTCAGCCTCATGCACAGAGAAAAAGTTTGACAAGAAGCCTTGTTGCACGAGACAGCAACTCCAGTCCACTCCTGCACATCTGGAATGGTTAAGGGCATCACAGCATCCAGCAGACAGAATGATTACTGTCCTCCATTGTAAGCATAGTCGGCTTTGTTGTGCATAATCAACTTGTTGTCCACAAAGTAAAAGCTGTCCGAGCGTGTCTCGTACGGGTTTTCAACCATCAGACGGACTGTGAAAGAGAAAGCTCCATTACATTCAACAGCCAGCCACAGTCAGGATAAAAAGGACTCTGCTACTCCACTGGATTTACTAGGCTGATGCTCTGCCCTACCCAAGGAACAGAAGCAAACTGCTCTTCTGAGCTTACTTCAAAGGCTCAGCCTgtcctttcccttcttcccattCACGGGACAAGTGCTGTCAAAAGCAAACAGAGGGGGAATGAAGTAACCTCACTCAAAATAAGCTTAGAAACTGCCAGAGCCATGAATGAAGCCAAGCAACAATCACATCTGTAAACAGAAGGAGCCAGTTTGTGGCACTCTCCACATGTACACAGGTGGGatgaaaaccccaaaccttcccCACAGCCGGGCAGCCCCAGAAGGGcccctgtgcctctgctctaTCCACCCCCTGAGGTCAAACGTACCCTGCACAATCTGTATTTGCAGAGATCTTAGCAGGCTTAAAAACAGACCTCAAGGAAGAACCGCTTCTGTTCCAAAGCAGGAGGCTCTAGCCCTAACAAGCAAGTGCAGAAAACAGATGGGTGGCTATAAAAAGAACCCTTTCTTCAGTGATCTGTTTTCTTCTGGGCTACACTACGAGGCATCAGGTATGTCAGCACTGTGACTCTGATCAGTTCTTGCAGCTTGTGACTTAGGACAGGTTGTCTtaggttttcattttcaaaagagGAGACTTTGCAGCACAAATTCCTAATTCAGAGAAGATTACACATTGCTAAACTGGGAACCTGTATCTGTTCCTCTCCCCTCAATCCCAGTCACAACTTCTTTCACAATTAGAGGGAGAGAATGAGCAgatgcacacacaaacaaaacaccacTCAGTGTGGCAAAGGAGGTACTTACTAAGGTCTTCTGAGAGCTGAGGGAATTCATAAATGTGTTCACATGTGTTCCTGCTACTGGGGATGCAGAAGccaaaatcaaaatcaaagtTCTTCAGCAAGCGATCTCGGAAGTAATGCCTCTCAATCATTCGGAAGTTTGACACTGGCTTTTCTCCCACTGTGAATTCCACTCTGCATGgaagaatcaggaaaaaaacagctattgggaagaaaaaagccttGGCCATGAGGCTACACAAGACTTCTCTACAGAGAGTTTGATATTTGTAGTCTAAGATAGGCTCTCTCGAGTCTTCAACCCAGTTTTGTTATAAACTGTCACGTAACACTTTGTAAACATCCAGTTCTCCCTTCTTTTCGTGAACTCATACTCACGTTGCACCAACAGTCCGAAGACGGAGAAACGCTGGGGTGAACTGGTACCGAACAAAGCGACCTGCACTTGCGTCCAGTTCACTGCTGTCATCTTCATCCTCCACAGCGTGCTCTAGAAAACACACCTGGAGTGAACACACCTAGAAAACCAGCCGGGAGTTACTCTGCTCATAGTGTACACCCGAGGTGATAGTGGCTAGTGGGTGTATCAGGACAAGCTGCCTACTGCTTAGGTACTGAATGTAAACACATTTAATAACTGGTCTGAGACTTATACTGGCAcgaagtgaaagaaaaaatacttgtCATGACAGTTGACCGCTCCCCTCAATCTCACAGGATATCCCCCCTCACAACTGCCAATGCACATGAactaatttctattttaacCAGCCGAAAAAAGGAAGATTGCCAGTCGATAGTTCTCTCCCATCCAACAATAATCACATCTTTATCACAAGTTTCTCAGCATAGATAAACTCAGTCCTATGCTTAAAGGAGAGGAATTTAGTCATCAGGACATATACCAAAGGACCCTTCTGCTCAGTTTGCATGGGTCGTGCATTGTAACCTCTCAGCTCTCTGAGTCTCTCTATCCTCCCAGCAACGTTTGCATGCTCTACCTGAAGCAGATGGCTTGGCAATTTCAAAAAGTACTGTTCCAGTTTCAAGGTCCCGGATCTTAAACCTGGTGAAGTCAATGTTGTAAATGTTGTCCTCAGGCTTACATAAATAATCTAGGAGAGAAAAAGTATAGTAACATTTCAAAACACCTGTGACCACTTACCAGATGAATTTCCCTTTTTGTTAGCCCTAGCCCGATATGTACTGTTCCTTGTTTTGCAGAATCTTCATGAAAGCAGGACAAAATTAAGGATGTGAGAAACAAAGGCATGGTAAGTGCCAGGTAGCAGAGCAAGAATGGGATGCGATCGggacagaaaagcagagatcagcagcccagaggaaaaacaaaaaacctcaaacaaatcAAAACCCACAACCAACACAAAAGTCCCCAAACTTTCTGGAAGTTGTGCGGGAGCTGCCGGCGGGCGCACCCCGAGCCACCGCGGCCAGCGCGCCCGAGCCGCCGCGTCCCccgccggcagcgccgggccgggccccgccgctccccaCGCCGAAGGCCCGGCTCGGCCGCGGCGGCCCGGCCGGCAGAGCCCCCCGCCGCTCCGGGGACCGGCCCGCACTCACTCTCCGTCACCCGGCACAGCCCCAGGACGTGCTCGGGCCGGACGGTCTCTAGAGCCAGTAACTCGGACTCGGTCCAGGGCTGCCGTGGCGGCGCATCGGCTGATCCGCGTCGGCCCCGCAGGCGGCCgagcggccccgcggcccccggCGGCAGCTTCTTGTccggccccggcgccgccgccgccgcccgcgccctGGAGCCGCTCATGGCCGCTGCCAAGATGGCCGCCGCCCGCCTCGGTAGCTATGggagcgcggggcggggcgggggccgtTGCCAGGCAACGCCGCGCCCGAAGCTCAGCAGGGCCCGCCGCGGTCGCGCCCGGATGGGTGACCCGAGAGCCCCGCACGGGCACCGTCGGCGCGGCACCCGCTCCGTCCCGGGACACAGCGGGACAGGCCGGCTGGGAAAGCTGAGTTGCCTGAGGGAAAACAACACAAGGAACTAACAAAATCGCTCCCGGCCGGCTGCCAGCCCGCGtcccgctcccgccgctgcACCCGGTCGTCACCCGTCGCTGCCCACCTGGGCTCCTGTGGTTCTGAAGGCATGGCCTGAACCCGCAGCGCAGCCGGTGACACAGAGAGCAGGTATTCCCCGAGAGCCCTGCTCTGTTTAGGGGACGGTGGCAAGAACTTTTCGGGAAGGGGCAGCGTCAGCAAGAGGATGCCATGGAGGGCACAGCACGCCCCTGCCCGGGGACACCCcggctgctgtccctggggagcGGGACAGCGACAGGACCCCGTGCCCCCGGGTCAGTCAGTTTCGTGACCACACACCggaggtggcagtggcagaCATCGGACGAGtctccccagcctgctgggagggactgggaagggaCTTGGAGGGACTCAAAGTATCaacagaaggaggaaagaatGTGTTTCTTCCCAAAGAGGGGCAGCCCACCGGCCCGCAGAAGGCACACGAGAGCTGCCAAGAGTCACCTCCGGCCCTCTGGGGAACTGGGCAAGAACAAACGTCTGCATCCTCTTTTTGGAAGTCCTCCAGCTGACACCGAACATGCTCACGATGaccaaaagcagattttgagCAGTGATTTGTGATGTTTGCTGTGGCTTGTGAGCAGCACACTCCTGCTACTGCCAGCCAAATGTTATTtcaaaaaaaacctgcctgcACCAGTGCTCCTAAATCCTCCTCGCTGCATGGGCTTGGTGCCTCCATCCTGTGCCCTAAGGAAGGACAGACCCGGGCCTTCTGGAAAAGCACCTTTTCTGCATGAGACCAGGGTCCCTTGTCCCCAAGGGCAGGCACCTAGAGCACAAGGCTACTGCTTTCTCTCTGTTCCAGCTCCATCTGCCTCTGACACGGTTTCAAGCTGAAAGGGGGGCAGCTTGCAAAGCCCCAGAAAGCAGATTACATCTCTCTGGTGCTCCGGCTCTGAGCAGGAAGCAACAACCACATCAACACTTTTAAGAGGATGTTGTACCATTCGATTTGCACTTTATCGCTCAAAACAATGGGCAAGAGATCACCAGGGCGtactggaggcagcagcacggTGTTACCCAGCAGTCAGCCAGGCTCAGCCTCCCTGAGGCTCTGGGCGTAAACCAGAGGGGGCTCCTCTGCCCCCACCACCAGAAAAGAGGGACCACCTCATCCAAGTGacaatataattttgtttattttcctttagcaCACTGCTGGTTAAACTGCCAGACAGTAGATTTCAGAACATTCCCTCAGCCAAACATcctgggaaaattaaaaaataaaactgctactgtgtaccaaaaataaaataacccaCCCCCATGCCCATCTCCCCCAGACTAGTCCCTGCAAAGCCAATGCAATCAGAAATAGGTCTGTGCTTTTCACCTAGGGCCCAAGCTTGCtgcaaaacaaactaaaaaatgTCACTGCAAGTTGTTATAACACAAAAGAATGggcagtaaaataaaaaatcctccTCAAAAACCCTTTGTACTGGTGACACGTACAGATGGGAGATTTCTCCTCACACTGCTTCAGCCTTTACAGACAACTCAGACCTGCAGCTTTAAGTAGTTTGTGATTAGTCCTTAATGCCAGTGGCACAGGTCACTTCCACACGTCCACAGCCAGGCACAATGGAGCGATGGGACCATGTGCCAACGCTGACTGCTGCTACCCCAACAGGAAgcaaacaccaccaccacctctcacagtcctggctgctgcctcctggcaTGGAGCACAgatcctgcctctgctctcaCAGGCTCCAGGGCTACTTTACCAACCCAGCTGCTTCTCAAGTGAATGCACAAATGCTTCTCTGAATGCACAAAGCCCCCAAGGAAACCACAAAAAATTCAAGTCCCCCACTTGCCAGCCAGTTTCCAGCCACTGCTTCGCTCCAGAACACCAGCTCAGGAACTGCCACAGTGTGACAGAACAGCCATGGTAGCACTGGTGAGCACATCCCCATTAAGTGTGACAGGGGACTACTCCAGGGCAGAGATCCTGCATTTCCTGGATTCACACTTTTCCCAGCTAAAGTGGTTCAAGCTGTACTTTGCCCCTTGCTTTCAAATCTCCATCACATAAACTCTTTAGAAGAAACCTTTGATGTTTGCAAAAGATTATTCACATTTTCTGATCAGCCAGCACAGTTTCTAGGAGGGTGGAAAGTACTTGttctgttggctttttttttttttttcataaagcactttttgggaagaaaaaaaatcaaaacctatCAATAACCTGCAGTAGCATCCCACCAATCAGACTGGGGACAGCATCATCAcatccctccccaccctcatcTTCCCCTCAATCTCcaaaaatagtatttaataTACAGCAATAAACTCTGAGCAAGCCAGAGTCCCGGAAGACATGGACCTGCTTTCAcctctcccatccatcccagcaCCTTTTAATGCTACAATACTCCTGGGTCAAATCCATTTGGATCCAAGGTGAATGAACGTGCCCCAGACCTGCTGGGCAGCACAAAGCAGGGGTGCAGCACAGGAGGCCCATCCGTGTGATCACGTTTCTgagcctgcacagctccagcctggtgTGTTTGTGCCGTTGAGAATACTTATGTGAGCCTGTTTGGGACCAGCCGGTGGAGACAGACTGGTGGAACCAGGCCGACATTAAAATAGCATCCTTGAATTGTATTAGGCTTTGGCATTTGCTGTGGAGATGCAGAAGTGCCAGTAGGTAAATCAGCTCAGTGCTGGCCCAGTTCCCATTTCCCTTGGATTCTCAGCAAGGGTATTTCCCTCCCCATCATACGTGCAAGAAGCAGATGGATCTCTCCCACATTTGAGCCCCAAACAGAGCCTGTAACACTTGGTACTTCGCAGCTGCTCAGAATCTGTCTCACATCAAGGGCTGAAGCTGCTCTCATGgctctctccctcctgctgttTTCTATCAGCAACAGGCTTGTTCAGCCCAGAGTTCCTGCAGCAAGACACTTCCCTGGCGGTTGCAACCCCGTTTCAACTTAAAGGCCAAGGGAAAAGGCACAGGTCCCTGCTTTGTTCAGACCTAAGCAGCACAGGGCAAGCCCTCAGCAAGTAAATTAGGGGTGCAGGACCCCTCAAGCCCCACTCTGCACCCAGAAGCTGTAAGTGCCAAACAGCTACCAGGACCCAGAGTGACTCACTCAGCTCTGAACTGCACAGACACCCAGGCACCAGACTGTCTGGAAGTTCTCCATCCTGCCTTCAGGCGATTTGTGGGGGAGACCAGACCTGAAGGAGCTCTTCCAGTTCTTCTATCCCCTGCTAGACTTTTCTTCCATTGACTTTAAGGACTGAAAATAAAGATACTTGCTCACAGTTCTCTACTTCAGCTGTGACCTCCAGAGCTGGcatctggggacagggagacagTCCCCATCTGATCTCAAGGGCAGGGAATGTCTGTCccttgaagaaaaagaaaaactcagaagctccttaaaaaaaaaaagaagctccATCAAATAGACTTTTATTCAAAGCCTGAGACAAAGGCACcaaaaagagaagggaattCATTTGGCTTTCTGTTCACTGCCACCTGGGACAATCAAAAGGGTCAGAGATGTTTAGTCACACAGAAGACTTCAATAGCCTGGCTTAAAGGAGGGGCTGATGGGCCAATTAAAATAAGCTTTGAAACCACTATGCTGAGGCTGGATCCAGGCCTGAAACATCATAGACAGTGATTTTCCCTTTATTAAGTTGGAAGCTTTACTAAAATTGCCGTATCTGCCCCTCTCTACACAACATGAATCAAGCCAGGGTCTGTTCTGACCCAGCTCCCCACACTGCTGCACTCcatctgcctgctgctggcagaggaatCAGCACAAACAGGCTTGTCTCTGACTTGTCTCAGTTAAACAATGTCTTGGATATTCCCTCAAACACCCATTCTGGAAAGCTACAGCCAGCCcaaactttttctttccctggtcAGGACCAGGTACCTAATTACATCCCTGAGTCTGGCTTGCAGATACTAGACAGAGATGGCCAGGGGAGTACTCCATTCCCAGAAAGGTGCTGACTGGCCAGCCCCCACCATCCTTGGTGCTCCTATATGCTTTCTTTGAAGGCTCCTTCCAAAGCAAACCTGTCAGGAGGGGATGGACCAGGAAGGAAACTGCTCATAGGACTTTAACAGGGTCAGGAACCCCTCAGAAACCAGCTTTGTAGTGAGAAAGATGCACAAAACCAGAGTCAAAACAACTAAATTGAAGCCATGAAGGATGAACTGTTTCTCCTCCCTATTCTTATTCAAATAAGACAAATTCATTTGAACTGAGCAACTAGAACAAACTAGATCACACCCTGTACAGCTCTGCCTTGGGGCAGCTGATGGCACCAAATGGGTGCCCTGGCTGCTAAGAGAGGCCAGGATAAACTATCCTAAAAGACTTGTCTCCAGTTTCTGCACATCTAAACACACGCCCTTTCTCCCGTGGTAGGCAACGTGCTGAGATTACTGGGTGAGCCACAAGAAGCTGAGTGATTCCTTGCTTCAAGGATGCTCAAAAAAAATGCACCCTAAAAGGCctggaggagagcagctccTTAGACAGACGCCTGCTTTCAACCCCAGATTCTTTGCTTAACAAATCAGCACAGTTCATGGTTCTCAAAACTGATAAAGATCTAAATGTCTCTTCAATCCAGTTAGAGCAATCCAAAAAAAGGTTCCAGAATCCCTGCAGGCACTGTCACTGAACAAATCAGatctcatattttaaaatagttgtATAAGTATTAGGATTTTAACAGTAGCTAGAAGATGAAGCAGACAACTTCAAGCCAACCACCTTTCATCCTAAGGTTTGTTCTTCAAGATCTGCTCTCTCTAAAGCCTGTATTCTCCTTTAAATTGGGTGAGGACTCTCTTCCTTCTGTCCCAAACTAGCCCATGTGCAGTTGGAGAGAAGATAATTAAgatcctgcttgtttttcaggCCTGTAACAGTAATGTGATCAGAAAGGCGAGGTTCAGTGgcactgctgcagagagcagcatttTATCACCTCCCCCAGCTTCCACTCTGGAGACCCTGAGCTGACAGCTCCTACCACAGCCTGAGGGATAAGAGGAAGCGAAGGCTTCAGCTGTCTGGGCCCAGCAGAACAGAAcaggctgctcctccagctcccttgCCAGAAACTTGGTAATTCTGCTGACCCTGCTCAGCTCAAAGAAAGGCTGAGCCACTGCAGGGGAATCAAACCCAGGAACAACTGCTAGGAAAATGCAGGCccagagaggcagagcagcatgGAGGTCACAGCTCAGTGCCATTGCTCCAGGGAAAGACAGAACACTTCTGAGGAGAACAGAGAGAGCATGAGGTAAAGCGCTCCGTgagcccagagctcagcagcaacAAAGCTGATCCGCAAAAACCCAACCCTGCCTGGGacagatcctgctccagcacagaacATCTCCTTCCTGGTCAACCAGAAATGCTCAACATGTTGGAGGCCAAGATTCTGGGAAGGCAGTTCCTCAGGGCCTCTAGCTCTGGACCAGAAGGCACAGCAGTGGCTTTCGCTCTGTTCAGCCTCTGCCAGGTAGGCACAGGCTCTGCATGTGGAAACAGAAGCCTCTTGCAGATATATCCCTGGGGGAAGCAGGTGACCTTGTCTCCAGTGCATTGCTCACTTCCAGATCTCTGGATGGCAATGAACCACCTTGCTCTGCAGGACTGAAAAGCTGGACATCTGCCCCTTCACTAGAGGGCCTGGATATGCAAAAGGCCAAACTCACTCACTGCAAACACTGACCAGCTCCATTTCTTagccacaggcagggctggtcTCTACAGAGGGAATGAGAGACCACAGGGAGCATCCACCAGGTTGTTCTGCTCTATCCTACGGCACAGGTTGTTTAGAGTCACAGAAAAGGGAGCTCACCAATTAGGAAGGTTAAGGAACAAGTCCTGAACCTCCTCTCTAGTTCACCTGATTCTCAGCTTCTTCCAAAGAAGAGGTCACTTGCTAGGAAAGGCAAAACAAGGAACTGGGCTTAAAACAAAacctctgaaaataaaaggatattaaaggaaacaaaagccaTAATCAATACAGAAAACAAGTGCATCTGATCAGACGCTAACAATGTCAGCCTCTCGCAGGCTACAGCAGAATCCCTCTGCGATGGAACAAACATTGCAATTGCCAGACTAGGGAAGTCTCTCCCAACTGGTGCAGCAATTCAGGCCAGATaaatccctctgctcctggcgCAGCTTGCAGTCTTAGGAGGGGGCCGTCACTACGGAGGCTGGTCTGGAGCCTTGGTATCTTTGCGCAGGCGAGTACCACACATCGTGTTGCACACGTTCAGGGAGATGCTGAGCCAGGCTCCGTCCTCTGCAGTCACTTGACACCCAACAGCACCACAACGCTTCCACGCTCCTGGACAAAATGTGTACCCCAGCCTTCTTTTAAGAATTGCTTTCCTGCTTAAGGAACTGTATTCCACCCAGTAAAGGCAGAGATCCTACAGCACACGGCTTTCTCTCAGTGTGGGACATGGCCCAGGACTGGTAGCATCAGCTTTCATGGCCCAATACACACCCAGCCAGGACTCAGTTCACTCTTGGATGCCCCAGGGAGAATCAGAGGCTGCACATGGTGCGAAGGGGAAGGCGAGGGCCTTGCTGCTTGCTGGCAGGGGGAAGGTAAGCTCCCTCTTACCTGGACCTGCTATTCATTGCTATTCATTCCAAATGaatcatctctttttttttttttccttaaattatgAACAATATGGAGAAATTGAAAGCAACCATATTTGGTCcaactccttccctcccagcccctgggctgaTGCACTGTGGGGCTTGCTCTCACAATCGGCAGAGGCAGAAGAGGGTAGGAATGAAGACACCAAAGGCCACCAATATAGGAAACATGAGGCTGCTGTTGTCCGAGGCATAGGGGTTTGGTGTGCGTGGGCCTGACTGAACCCGGTTCTTATTTGCCTGTTTTTTGACACTGGAGCCATCATCATAgtcatcttcatcatcatcttcctcttttttctccagACCTGGGTGTGGCTGCAGCTTTGGAACATCTGTTCAACAAGACAAAAGGTTGCAAGCAGGCAGGATGTAAACTGGGAGTTCACTCGAGACacttccttcccctctccccaaTCCAACATGAACATTGGCAAGAGGGCACCTGAGACCCCATTAAAACCACAAGCAGAACACCCCAGAAGAGAGGAATATCTTCTACCACAGAGGATCACACCactatttcctttctttgcaaGATATGAGCATCTAAGGATCCAGCCTGCAGAAAAACTTCATCCTTCCACACCATCAGTGTGTCACATGGACAAGTTAATGCACAAAAGCACACGTTCAGatactgcagctgctctgtaaGATCTAGCCAAGAACAAGCACCTGCTGCCTTGCAGGACCAGCAGATGCAGGTGCAAACAATAACGGGAACAACCCTTTCCATAAACAGTCCTACTCCACATCACTGCACCCCTCAAAGCTAGAGCTGTGAGAGCAGCATGGCCAAGCCCCACTCATATCCAGCCTTCTGAGCCATGGGCCTGAGCTGCAGGTGCCACCTGGCCACAAGGTTCTTACCAAATCTTCAGCAGCACCTGACTATCCCATAGTAAAGCAAATTGATGTTTTGGTCAGAGAGGGATCCTAAATCTTCCTAGTTCAGGAGCTAGAGGGGCTCCAATTCCAGCTCATTTATAAAGAGGATGATAAAAGAACAAGGACCTTTCCAGCACTCCCCGGAGCTATCCAGAGGAACTGgtatctgggaaaaaaatactgccttgtcctaaagctgaaaaagcaaaacaaagctcCAGGTGAGAAATACTTAAGCACTAGCTAAAATAACTGTAAACTCTGTCTGCAGGGTTGCTGCTGACATCCAAGGCCAGAGGGTATTTATCTGTAGCTATAAGCTGAGACTGACCAGACATGATCCCTTCTCCTTTACCACATATACAGGAAATTCCAAAACaaattgttttttctcattCCAAAATGACACAAGCTTTGTGACTCAGAGGAGAATGAGGACAGTACACACCTACTTCACTCTGCAACTGTACTCTGTGGGAACTCAGTGAAAGAGAAACAATTTTGGCAGATGTGGGTCAGCAAAAGCTATGATCTCATAGTCTGAGAAGCAACAGGCTGCTCTCCAAGGGGGAAGAGCCTTCTGGCTTAGAAACTGTGCTTACCTTCCACTGTTCCTTGCAGGATGTATAGGGCACAGATTTTCGGATTGTCATAGTAGccctagaaaaagcaaaagcagcagtcagtgctgcagctctgagacAAGGCATGGTCTCCCCACCTACCAAtgcctctcctcctccagcacacagctgcacCACATGGCTGGATAAGAACGGGAAAGGGAAGATCGAGGCTCTGCCCTCAAAAGCTTATTACCTTTACAAACTCAATGTGGAGCTTTCCTGTGAATGTTGAAACCTCCCCCTGGACACtcagttttccctttttgatACTCATGGGAATGATCTCATCgtgagctgtgctgtgtccaACTCTGTCAAAAATGTCCAAGTCTTTCACCAC
It contains:
- the UNC119B gene encoding protein unc-119 homolog B translates to MSGSRARAAAAAPGPDKKLPPGAAGPLGRLRGRRGSADAPPRQPWTESELLALETVRPEHVLGLCRVTENYLCKPEDNIYNIDFTRFKIRDLETGTVLFEIAKPSASEHAVEDEDDSSELDASAGRFVRYQFTPAFLRLRTVGATVEFTVGEKPVSNFRMIERHYFRDRLLKNFDFDFGFCIPSSRNTCEHIYEFPQLSEDLIRLMVENPYETRSDSFYFVDNKLIMHNKADYAYNGGQ
- the MLEC gene encoding malectin isoform X1; the protein is MVGAGTRGAPLLPPVLLLPLLLLLRGAAGGIADSVVWAVNAGGDAHVDVNGIHFRKDPLEGRVGRASDYGMKLPILRSNVEDQILYQTERYNEETFGYEVPIKEEGDYVLVLKFAEVYFAQSQQKVFDVRLNGHVVVKDLDIFDRVGHSTAHDEIIPMSIKKGKLSVQGEVSTFTGKLHIEFVKGYYDNPKICALYILQGTVEDVPKLQPHPGLEKKEEDDDEDDYDDGSSVKKQANKNRVQSGPRTPNPYASDNSSLMFPILVAFGVFIPTLFCLCRL